A single region of the Chryseobacterium culicis genome encodes:
- a CDS encoding type I polyketide synthase, whose translation MKKTDVAVIGLSCVFPGAQDANTFWQNIVNKVDSTELAPADRIDPVHFSDATSPVDRFYCQRGGFIPDYTFDPTAFGILPLAVEGTEPDHLLTLDLVQKALEDAGVFQKNISLEKTGIIIGKGNYTGPGATRAIEIVRTGEQISSLLQELLPHVSSADIEKVKHAFQQRKGRFAADTAMGLIPNLVASLVANRFNLGGAAFTVDAACASALIAVDHAVQELQRGRSDIMIAGGVHTGQNAAFWSIFAQLGAMSRQQQIKPFSMDADGLLIGEGCGFVVLKRLEDAVRDQDKIYAVIKGVGVSSDGTGTSVMSPAVKGQLKALEQAWINADLDKNKVGYLEAHGTGTPLGDKTELQTLAQFFGKEENAQAAGIGSVKSNIGHAMPAAGIAGLIKTCLALHHDTLPPTLYCENPTSEMQNTRFEPVQEAKNWSKTGLPKVAAVNAFGFGGINAHVVLEGYDMPKKDHVLILARPTHEELLSALQNNETAIGEGDFRVAIFDPTPARIEKAIKIVSKNIIWKNKQDIWYTSTPLLKDGGKVAFVFPGLDGLAKGEVETVSRYFGLTAPIETEGEGLLTDALNIFNNCSILDNSLKKLGIIPDMNAGHSLGEWLAGYSSELAEANSVKALIDVLNPETFELKDSKFIAIGAGIEVIKPFITEISNLYVSNDNCPNQVILCGSNAALDELVPLLKAKQIFHQVLPFQSGFHSPFIADKLDVILAGMEKAQFQQTKIPLWSATTLEPYPADQAAIRKLSAEHLVQPVRFRELTDTLYEEGARVFIQVGTGGLIGFIDDTLKGKAFSTIASSVPTRSALAQLQRVVASLFVEGKTIALDFLEIQNHTKKASGKGIKLELGSPIIRNFKEVKALAQSFDAPKQYTATASAIATKSGHPLVQAFQDNVADMIRMQEEVLTLFQNRPEITIQRPAAPAAQVAPKAPRSTTFSKDLYVTLESHPYLIDHSLLRQPKGWAHVADMEPVIPMTMIFEQLAEIAEAEIPGTLVHKIMNVSVFQWMNVAKPFEKTVKGEWRSPNHAYLDIENFANAEVILKSASVPTPAFNLSIGNLLPIERTPEEIYDMHMFHGDKYQGITEVSAVGDKGIIGKIKGNGGKGSLLDNAGQLFGLWLQLTLVKDRIAFPVKIRDIEFFGDMHDQEGIFECTCMLTELNDEFAIADIILKRDGKVWCAITGWQNRRLEIDAPLWNVSMSPLHNRLSEEIAPEVFFFHQAYTRVASWDFILKRYFNQTEKQHHQQLLPNKKKDWMVSRVAVKDAVRNLLRQEKNHACFPITFEIRSDEVGKPYLISDFTEDIHISLAHKGKEAVGIARYGKSVGIDMELMEERSSGFYDMVFTDNELALLKDRDQAEWTTRFWVAKEAYGKFLGTGLKGNPKAFEVEMIKDDHLWINNIEIKTIKHKNYIIGWTL comes from the coding sequence ATGAAAAAAACAGATGTTGCTGTAATTGGTCTATCCTGTGTCTTTCCCGGGGCACAGGATGCCAACACTTTTTGGCAGAATATTGTCAATAAAGTTGATTCTACCGAGCTGGCTCCGGCTGATCGGATAGATCCGGTTCATTTCAGTGATGCGACAAGCCCCGTTGACCGTTTCTACTGTCAGCGTGGAGGATTTATCCCCGATTATACCTTCGATCCTACAGCATTTGGTATCTTGCCATTGGCCGTTGAAGGAACGGAACCTGACCATTTGCTTACCCTTGATCTGGTGCAAAAAGCCCTGGAAGATGCCGGCGTATTTCAAAAGAACATTTCTCTTGAAAAAACGGGAATCATCATCGGTAAAGGAAACTATACCGGTCCGGGAGCCACCCGCGCTATTGAAATTGTAAGAACCGGAGAACAGATTTCTTCATTACTGCAGGAATTACTGCCTCATGTTTCTTCTGCAGATATTGAAAAGGTAAAACATGCTTTCCAACAGCGTAAAGGACGTTTTGCAGCCGATACAGCTATGGGATTAATTCCCAATCTCGTTGCTTCTCTTGTTGCCAACCGTTTCAATTTAGGTGGCGCTGCATTTACCGTGGATGCCGCATGTGCATCCGCTTTGATTGCTGTAGATCATGCCGTACAGGAACTTCAGAGAGGTCGTTCCGATATCATGATCGCAGGAGGCGTACACACAGGACAAAACGCTGCTTTCTGGAGTATTTTTGCCCAGTTGGGAGCAATGTCCCGCCAGCAGCAGATCAAACCGTTCAGTATGGATGCTGACGGATTACTGATCGGTGAAGGTTGTGGTTTTGTAGTCTTAAAACGATTGGAAGATGCCGTTCGTGATCAGGATAAAATCTATGCAGTGATCAAAGGCGTTGGCGTAAGCAGTGACGGTACCGGAACCAGCGTAATGAGTCCGGCTGTGAAAGGTCAGTTAAAAGCTTTGGAACAGGCATGGATCAACGCTGATTTAGATAAAAATAAAGTGGGATATCTTGAAGCTCATGGCACAGGAACACCCCTTGGAGATAAAACAGAACTTCAGACCTTAGCTCAGTTCTTCGGAAAAGAAGAAAATGCTCAGGCAGCGGGTATCGGATCTGTAAAGTCCAATATCGGGCATGCTATGCCGGCAGCCGGAATTGCAGGATTAATCAAAACCTGTCTGGCATTACACCATGATACTTTACCACCAACCTTATATTGTGAAAATCCAACTTCGGAGATGCAGAACACAAGGTTTGAACCGGTACAGGAAGCAAAAAACTGGTCAAAAACCGGACTTCCAAAAGTAGCGGCAGTAAATGCTTTCGGATTTGGAGGAATCAATGCACACGTAGTTCTGGAAGGCTATGATATGCCGAAAAAAGACCATGTACTGATATTGGCAAGACCTACGCACGAAGAACTGCTTTCCGCATTACAAAATAATGAAACCGCCATTGGTGAAGGAGATTTCAGAGTGGCTATATTCGATCCAACACCTGCCAGAATAGAAAAAGCCATTAAAATTGTTTCTAAAAATATCATTTGGAAAAACAAACAGGATATCTGGTACACTTCTACTCCATTATTAAAAGATGGCGGTAAAGTAGCCTTTGTATTTCCGGGCTTAGATGGTCTTGCAAAAGGTGAAGTGGAGACGGTAAGCCGTTATTTTGGATTGACAGCTCCTATTGAAACAGAAGGTGAAGGTCTTTTAACCGATGCTTTAAACATCTTCAACAATTGCAGTATCCTTGATAATTCATTGAAAAAACTGGGAATTATTCCTGATATGAATGCCGGACACAGTTTAGGAGAATGGCTGGCAGGATATTCATCCGAATTAGCAGAAGCCAATTCTGTAAAAGCGTTAATTGATGTACTGAATCCTGAAACTTTTGAATTAAAAGACTCTAAATTCATCGCCATAGGAGCCGGAATTGAGGTGATAAAACCTTTTATTACTGAAATTTCAAACCTGTATGTTTCCAATGACAACTGCCCTAATCAGGTCATTCTTTGTGGAAGCAATGCTGCGTTGGATGAATTGGTTCCTTTGTTAAAGGCAAAACAGATTTTCCATCAGGTACTTCCTTTCCAATCAGGATTCCACTCTCCTTTTATCGCGGATAAACTGGATGTGATCCTTGCGGGAATGGAAAAAGCGCAGTTCCAGCAGACAAAAATTCCACTGTGGTCTGCTACAACCTTAGAACCTTATCCTGCAGATCAGGCAGCGATCAGAAAACTGAGTGCAGAGCATTTGGTTCAGCCTGTTCGTTTCCGTGAACTGACAGATACATTATACGAAGAAGGCGCAAGAGTATTCATTCAGGTGGGTACAGGAGGACTGATCGGATTTATTGATGATACTTTAAAAGGAAAAGCCTTCAGTACGATTGCTTCCAGCGTTCCTACCCGCTCCGCATTGGCGCAGTTACAACGCGTTGTCGCTTCATTATTTGTAGAAGGTAAAACCATTGCACTTGACTTTTTAGAAATTCAGAATCACACGAAAAAAGCTTCAGGAAAAGGAATTAAACTGGAATTAGGTTCGCCTATTATCCGTAATTTCAAAGAAGTGAAAGCGTTGGCTCAGTCATTTGATGCGCCAAAACAATATACCGCAACAGCTTCAGCTATTGCCACAAAGAGCGGTCATCCGCTGGTACAGGCATTCCAGGATAACGTTGCTGATATGATCCGTATGCAGGAAGAAGTATTGACTTTATTCCAGAACCGTCCGGAAATCACAATTCAACGCCCTGCAGCTCCGGCAGCACAAGTTGCTCCAAAAGCACCAAGAAGTACAACCTTCTCAAAAGACTTGTATGTAACCCTTGAAAGTCATCCTTACCTGATTGACCACAGCCTATTGAGACAACCTAAAGGTTGGGCCCATGTTGCTGATATGGAACCGGTAATTCCGATGACGATGATTTTTGAGCAGCTTGCAGAAATTGCAGAAGCCGAAATTCCGGGAACACTGGTTCATAAAATCATGAATGTAAGTGTATTCCAATGGATGAACGTTGCCAAACCTTTCGAAAAAACCGTAAAAGGAGAATGGCGATCACCCAACCACGCTTATCTCGATATTGAAAATTTTGCCAACGCAGAAGTCATTTTAAAATCCGCTTCTGTTCCAACACCAGCCTTCAATCTTTCCATCGGTAATCTTTTGCCTATCGAAAGAACCCCTGAGGAAATCTATGACATGCACATGTTCCATGGAGATAAATACCAGGGAATCACTGAAGTTTCAGCCGTTGGAGACAAAGGAATTATCGGAAAAATAAAAGGAAACGGTGGTAAAGGTTCTTTATTGGACAATGCAGGACAGCTATTCGGACTTTGGCTGCAGCTTACTTTGGTAAAAGACCGTATTGCATTCCCTGTAAAGATCAGAGATATTGAATTCTTCGGTGATATGCATGACCAGGAAGGTATTTTTGAATGCACCTGTATGCTGACCGAGCTTAATGATGAATTTGCCATTGCAGATATCATTCTGAAAAGAGACGGAAAAGTATGGTGCGCCATTACCGGCTGGCAGAACAGAAGACTGGAAATTGATGCTCCGTTATGGAATGTTTCCATGTCACCGTTACACAACCGTCTTTCGGAAGAGATTGCTCCTGAAGTGTTCTTTTTCCATCAGGCGTATACCAGAGTAGCTTCATGGGATTTTATCCTGAAAAGATATTTCAACCAGACGGAAAAACAGCATCACCAGCAGCTATTACCCAACAAGAAGAAAGACTGGATGGTAAGCCGTGTAGCCGTGAAAGATGCCGTAAGAAATCTCCTTCGTCAGGAAAAAAATCATGCCTGCTTCCCGATCACGTTTGAAATTCGTTCCGATGAAGTAGGAAAACCTTACCTCATCAGTGATTTTACAGAAGATATTCATATTTCTTTAGCTCATAAAGGCAAAGAAGCCGTAGGAATCGCGAGAT
- a CDS encoding type I polyketide synthase, translating to MKKLTIIGLTPFEKPDVNLISRLHQAGALPVLSLGNELTKAQEALHQLDQIDVPSYGIYFSNDNFTTLQIPEKVRFAILPFGMSKPLNVPVIYQVTSLEEARQAEQAGAQGIIIKGNEAGGLVGYESTFVLFQRVIKEIQSIPVWVQGGIGLHTAAAAKALGATGVILDSQLALFPESSVPKDLKEVCSKLNGTETKAIANHRVLVRPNSPALPENATAEELKQYFTGFDLSTCYIPMGQDISLAIDLYEDFKTLKKLIFGFKEAMYGHLKQAKALNVIDKGNSLAQELGLQYPIAQGPMTRVSDVPSFANAVADAGALPFVALSLLKGESAKSLVMDTKKLAGEKTWGVGILGFAPQELRDEQTSYILEAKPPVVLIAGGRPAQAKVFEKAGIKSFLHVPSPALLDIFLKEGAKNFIFEGRECGGHVGPLSSTVLWEKQIERILKEDHPENISVFFAGGIHNAFSTAFVSIMAAPLAARGVKIGVLMGTAYLYTHEAVQTGAIQEEFQSQAMQAKDTVLLETAPGHETRCLNTAFAHHFNTEKAKLLAAGMDKKQVWEQLEKLNVGRLRIAAKGIERQGDKLVNIPKDDQLDLGMYMIGQVATMHNRVISLAALHQSVADNYGYIQDAALSEEPVSTEKPLDIAIVGMECIFPGAKNLDEYWRNIILGKDSVTEVPDERWNKELYYHPDSDGPDVSHSKWGGFIPKIDFDPLAFGIPPQSLAAIEPTQLLTLLVAKRAMEDAGYGEKHINRENISVIIGAEGGNDLANSYSFRGYYKQVFGELHEEVKEAFPHTTEDSFPGILANVIAGRITNRLDLGGRNFTVDAACASSLAAIDLACQELVLGKSDMVLAGGADLHNGINDYLMFSSTHALSRKGRCATFDGEADGIALGEGIAILVLKRYEDAVRDGDRIYSVIKGVGGSSDGKALGLTAPRQIGQVRALERAYSQAGISAASVGLVEAHGTGTVVGDKTELSALTNLFSRSGALPGQTHLGSVKTQIGHTKCAAGLAGLIKASLAVYHGVKPPTLHLQQPNAYYNAETSPFAFHAESGLWSEKNRYAGISAFGFGGTNFHTVIANHPKQDNSIAMQSWPSELFVFRGDTYEEAKGQSGQIKALLEINDGIPLKDIAYSLSISSEKPIQFSIVADTVEDLMMKLELVLLGIETKDTFTVNKKEGKVAFTFPGQGSQRINMARDLFVVFPAMRKIIDDYPELEKVVFPSKTFNEADLKQQKETIKDTRLAQPLLGIVDLALAKFLESLGIIPDMLAGHSYGEIPALCFAGVFGEDKLVDLSVQRAQSILDSVEGGDPGSMLAASATPERLQPIIAKVEGCYPVNFNAPTQCVIAGSTEAINKLLEVLKQEGISAKKLEVACAFHSPLLAKSKDLYAEVLKDVPFQEMQIPVWSNTTAEVYPANPSEIKERLTDHLVQPVRFVEQLQAMYNDGARIFIEVGPGKVLTGLTKSCLEKDQLTLYVEDNSRNKFSHLLCMLAQYLGTGRSFNINKLFDGRSVKVIDINQPELYKKSPAIWRVNGQTAHPTTGNLPSNGALPLINPIPMNNFTNNPQAPATEAQSTAERMLQEYLNSMKLMIQAQRDVMLSFMGQNPQAFPAPVYNSPIPTPAHQPVSTIPVQPVHQEKPVAVAPVKQAPSRDIKSLLLQVVSDKTGYPQEMLGMEMDLEADLSIDSIKRVEIIGTLRNELGTLGNGNTSEDTVMEQLAGIKTLSGLVSWLTEFSGADTTAASEKNGTAAESSVSKSQAQPTFSLEDLQNAILNIVSEKTGYPKEMLGLDLDLEADLSIDSIKRMEIIGDLKTKIGFGQNLEQADDVMEKLAAIKTLRGLASWISEMNGETNETAQEVKETDIAEPAQNVLSRLRFDITPTDASLVQNTEVLQGKRFAITQDDSKQTSAIKEALEKHGAIVELVDSEKDLSNIEGLIMLDLFSTVDKPSIIDHVDLIKKLDFDKAKWVYLISDIPAHLQEISDVSVLRHHQGYPGLFKSLAREFDNTTCRLISLSTPQEVDQIAEITLKEILTNDKPAEIIYKNDQRHKVDIIPSPLSTSLSEAHIQLDQKSVVLVLGGAQGITAELVKHMSQAYPCTYILVGRSADPRNEISAKEFEGMKTKEEIRGFLIKSGQFTSPAEIEKETTKIFKNNQILRTIRDMEDLGNTIIYQSLDLCDEEGLSNLISNIYEKYDRLDGVIHGAGLLEDKLFKQKTTSSFGRVFDTKVKPLRVLAEQLRTDCQFVVLFSSIASVYGNKGQTDYAAANSVLDDYANALNKRLKGKVISINWGPWKGAGMVSSTLESEYERRGISMIPLDEGKEIFLNEIKYGTESQVLIMSGNNW from the coding sequence CAAAGGAAATGAAGCTGGCGGATTAGTAGGCTATGAATCCACGTTTGTATTATTCCAGCGTGTGATCAAAGAAATCCAGAGCATTCCGGTGTGGGTACAGGGAGGAATAGGTCTCCATACCGCAGCCGCAGCAAAAGCTTTGGGAGCAACCGGAGTTATACTGGACAGCCAGCTGGCATTGTTCCCTGAAAGTTCAGTTCCTAAGGATCTGAAAGAAGTATGCTCAAAACTGAATGGTACAGAAACTAAGGCGATCGCGAACCATCGTGTACTGGTAAGACCCAATTCACCAGCTTTACCTGAAAACGCAACCGCTGAAGAGCTGAAACAATATTTTACCGGTTTTGACCTTAGCACATGTTATATTCCAATGGGACAAGACATATCCCTTGCAATTGACCTTTATGAAGACTTCAAAACACTGAAAAAACTGATTTTCGGATTTAAAGAAGCCATGTATGGACATCTGAAGCAGGCAAAAGCACTAAATGTCATTGACAAAGGCAACTCTTTAGCTCAGGAACTGGGATTACAGTACCCTATTGCTCAGGGACCAATGACCCGTGTAAGTGATGTCCCTTCATTTGCCAATGCAGTGGCAGATGCCGGAGCTTTACCTTTTGTTGCTTTATCATTATTAAAAGGAGAATCCGCAAAGTCTTTGGTAATGGACACCAAAAAACTTGCTGGTGAAAAAACATGGGGTGTAGGAATTTTAGGATTCGCACCACAGGAATTAAGAGATGAACAGACATCCTATATATTAGAAGCAAAACCTCCCGTTGTTTTAATTGCCGGAGGAAGACCTGCTCAGGCCAAAGTATTTGAAAAGGCCGGAATAAAATCATTCCTACACGTTCCTTCCCCTGCTCTTCTGGATATTTTCCTGAAAGAAGGCGCTAAAAACTTCATTTTCGAAGGACGTGAATGCGGAGGACACGTAGGACCACTTTCAAGTACAGTACTTTGGGAAAAACAAATTGAACGTATTTTAAAAGAAGACCATCCTGAAAACATCAGTGTCTTTTTTGCAGGAGGAATTCATAATGCATTTTCAACGGCATTTGTTTCCATTATGGCTGCACCATTGGCTGCAAGAGGAGTAAAAATTGGAGTATTGATGGGTACTGCCTATCTGTATACTCATGAGGCTGTACAAACCGGAGCTATTCAGGAAGAGTTCCAGTCTCAGGCTATGCAGGCAAAAGATACTGTTTTACTGGAAACAGCTCCGGGGCATGAAACACGTTGTTTAAACACTGCATTTGCCCACCATTTCAATACAGAAAAAGCAAAACTTCTTGCTGCCGGAATGGATAAGAAACAAGTCTGGGAACAGCTTGAAAAACTAAATGTAGGCCGTTTGCGTATTGCTGCTAAAGGTATTGAACGCCAAGGCGACAAACTGGTCAATATTCCTAAAGATGATCAACTGGATTTAGGAATGTACATGATAGGACAGGTTGCTACGATGCATAATCGTGTAATCTCATTGGCAGCCCTGCATCAAAGTGTTGCAGACAATTACGGATATATTCAGGATGCTGCATTATCAGAGGAGCCTGTTTCAACAGAAAAGCCACTTGATATTGCTATCGTAGGGATGGAATGTATCTTCCCGGGCGCTAAAAACCTGGATGAATACTGGAGAAATATTATTTTAGGAAAAGACAGTGTTACTGAAGTACCGGATGAAAGATGGAATAAAGAATTATATTACCATCCCGATTCTGACGGACCGGATGTATCCCACTCCAAATGGGGAGGATTTATTCCTAAAATTGATTTCGATCCACTGGCATTCGGAATTCCGCCACAGTCTCTTGCAGCGATTGAACCTACACAATTGTTGACCTTATTGGTTGCAAAACGCGCCATGGAAGATGCAGGATATGGTGAAAAACACATTAATAGAGAAAATATCTCTGTAATTATCGGAGCTGAAGGAGGTAATGATCTTGCCAACAGCTATAGTTTCAGAGGATACTATAAACAGGTTTTCGGAGAACTTCATGAAGAAGTAAAAGAAGCCTTCCCGCATACCACAGAAGACTCATTCCCGGGTATTCTTGCCAATGTTATCGCTGGGAGAATTACAAACCGACTGGATCTTGGAGGCAGAAACTTTACCGTAGATGCAGCTTGTGCTTCTTCTTTGGCTGCTATTGATTTGGCTTGCCAGGAACTTGTATTAGGTAAATCGGATATGGTTCTTGCCGGAGGAGCCGATTTACACAACGGAATCAATGATTATCTGATGTTCTCCAGTACGCATGCTTTATCCAGAAAAGGAAGATGTGCTACTTTCGATGGTGAGGCAGACGGTATCGCTCTTGGAGAAGGTATTGCCATTCTTGTTTTAAAAAGATATGAAGATGCTGTACGTGATGGTGACCGTATCTATTCAGTAATCAAAGGAGTTGGTGGATCCAGTGACGGAAAAGCATTGGGATTGACGGCTCCAAGACAAATAGGCCAGGTAAGAGCATTAGAACGTGCTTATTCCCAGGCTGGTATCAGTGCTGCTTCTGTAGGTTTAGTGGAAGCTCACGGTACAGGAACCGTTGTAGGGGACAAAACAGAATTAAGTGCCTTAACTAATTTATTCAGCCGTTCAGGAGCTTTACCCGGACAGACTCATTTAGGTTCTGTAAAAACACAGATCGGACATACCAAGTGTGCCGCTGGATTAGCCGGATTAATCAAAGCTTCCCTGGCTGTATATCATGGGGTAAAACCACCTACCCTTCACCTTCAGCAGCCTAATGCTTATTATAATGCAGAAACCAGCCCTTTTGCTTTCCATGCAGAAAGTGGACTATGGAGCGAGAAGAACCGTTATGCTGGAATCAGTGCTTTCGGATTTGGAGGAACGAACTTCCATACGGTTATTGCCAACCATCCTAAGCAGGATAATTCAATCGCAATGCAGTCGTGGCCTTCGGAACTATTTGTTTTCCGTGGAGATACGTATGAAGAAGCCAAAGGACAGTCAGGCCAGATTAAGGCTTTATTAGAAATTAATGATGGTATTCCATTAAAAGATATTGCTTATAGCTTAAGCATCAGTTCAGAAAAACCAATTCAGTTCAGTATTGTCGCTGATACAGTTGAAGACCTGATGATGAAGCTTGAGCTAGTACTGCTAGGGATTGAGACAAAAGATACTTTTACCGTGAATAAAAAAGAAGGTAAAGTAGCGTTCACATTCCCTGGACAAGGCAGTCAGAGAATCAATATGGCTCGTGATTTATTCGTCGTTTTCCCTGCTATGCGTAAGATCATCGATGATTATCCTGAACTTGAAAAAGTAGTTTTCCCCTCTAAGACTTTTAATGAGGCTGATTTAAAACAACAAAAAGAAACCATTAAAGATACCCGTTTAGCACAACCGCTTTTAGGAATTGTAGACCTTGCACTGGCAAAATTCCTGGAATCATTGGGTATTATTCCGGATATGCTGGCAGGTCACAGCTATGGTGAAATACCAGCTTTATGTTTTGCCGGAGTATTTGGAGAAGATAAACTGGTTGACTTAAGTGTTCAGAGGGCTCAGTCTATTTTAGACTCAGTGGAAGGTGGAGATCCGGGTTCAATGCTGGCAGCAAGTGCTACCCCTGAACGTTTACAGCCTATTATTGCTAAAGTAGAAGGATGCTACCCTGTGAACTTCAACGCTCCTACCCAATGTGTCATTGCAGGAAGTACAGAAGCGATCAACAAATTGCTGGAAGTTCTTAAACAGGAAGGTATTTCTGCTAAAAAACTGGAGGTTGCATGCGCTTTCCACAGTCCATTATTGGCAAAATCCAAGGATTTGTATGCTGAAGTCTTGAAAGACGTTCCTTTCCAGGAAATGCAGATTCCTGTGTGGTCCAATACCACAGCAGAAGTATATCCAGCGAATCCTTCAGAAATAAAAGAAAGACTTACTGATCATCTGGTACAGCCTGTAAGGTTTGTAGAACAGCTTCAGGCCATGTATAATGATGGAGCAAGAATCTTCATCGAAGTAGGACCAGGAAAAGTACTTACCGGACTGACCAAATCCTGCCTGGAAAAAGATCAGCTGACCTTATATGTTGAAGACAACAGCCGTAATAAATTCAGTCATCTGCTTTGCATGCTGGCTCAATATTTAGGAACAGGCCGCAGCTTCAATATTAATAAACTTTTTGATGGCAGAAGCGTTAAGGTTATTGATATCAACCAACCTGAGCTTTACAAGAAAAGCCCTGCTATCTGGCGTGTTAACGGGCAAACTGCCCATCCAACTACTGGTAATCTGCCATCTAATGGTGCTTTACCACTAATAAACCCTATTCCCATGAACAATTTTACGAACAATCCACAGGCACCTGCAACTGAAGCTCAGTCTACTGCTGAACGTATGCTGCAGGAATATTTAAACAGCATGAAATTAATGATACAGGCGCAACGTGATGTGATGCTTTCCTTTATGGGACAGAATCCTCAGGCATTCCCTGCTCCTGTATACAATTCACCAATACCAACTCCTGCACATCAGCCTGTATCTACCATTCCGGTTCAGCCTGTTCATCAGGAAAAACCTGTAGCTGTGGCTCCTGTAAAACAAGCTCCGTCAAGAGATATCAAATCCTTATTACTTCAGGTGGTAAGTGATAAAACAGGATATCCACAGGAAATGCTGGGTATGGAAATGGATCTGGAAGCTGATTTAAGTATTGACTCTATTAAAAGAGTAGAAATTATCGGAACACTTCGTAACGAATTAGGAACTCTGGGCAACGGAAATACCAGTGAAGATACCGTTATGGAACAATTAGCCGGAATAAAAACGTTAAGCGGACTTGTTTCATGGCTTACAGAATTCTCGGGAGCAGATACAACAGCTGCCTCAGAAAAAAACGGAACAGCAGCTGAATCATCAGTTTCAAAATCACAGGCTCAGCCGACATTCTCTCTTGAAGATCTTCAAAATGCCATTTTAAATATTGTAAGTGAAAAAACGGGTTATCCAAAAGAAATGTTAGGTCTTGATCTTGATCTGGAAGCTGACCTGAGTATTGATTCCATTAAACGTATGGAAATCATCGGTGATCTTAAAACCAAAATTGGTTTTGGCCAAAACCTTGAACAGGCAGACGATGTTATGGAAAAATTAGCTGCCATTAAAACCCTTCGTGGTCTGGCAAGCTGGATCAGCGAAATGAATGGGGAAACCAATGAAACAGCTCAGGAAGTTAAAGAAACAGACATTGCAGAGCCAGCTCAAAATGTATTATCCCGACTTCGCTTTGACATTACTCCAACTGATGCTTCTTTAGTACAAAATACAGAAGTATTGCAGGGAAAACGTTTTGCCATCACTCAGGATGACAGCAAGCAAACCTCAGCGATCAAGGAAGCACTGGAAAAACATGGAGCCATCGTAGAATTGGTAGACTCGGAAAAAGATCTTTCAAATATTGAGGGATTAATTATGCTGGACCTATTCTCAACAGTTGATAAACCAAGCATTATCGACCATGTGGATCTGATCAAAAAACTGGATTTTGATAAAGCTAAATGGGTATATCTTATCTCTGATATTCCTGCACATCTTCAGGAAATTTCTGATGTAAGCGTATTACGCCACCACCAGGGATATCCGGGGCTTTTCAAAAGTTTAGCAAGAGAATTTGACAATACAACTTGCAGACTGATCAGCCTAAGTACTCCTCAGGAAGTAGATCAGATTGCTGAGATTACTTTAAAAGAGATTTTGACCAACGATAAACCTGCTGAAATCATTTACAAAAATGACCAAAGACATAAAGTAGACATTATCCCTTCCCCATTGTCAACAAGTTTAAGTGAAGCCCATATCCAATTAGATCAAAAATCTGTGGTCTTGGTGCTTGGAGGCGCACAGGGAATTACTGCCGAATTGGTAAAACACATGTCTCAGGCTTATCCATGTACTTATATTCTTGTAGGAAGATCTGCAGATCCGAGAAATGAAATTTCTGCAAAAGAATTTGAAGGAATGAAAACCAAAGAAGAAATCAGAGGTTTCCTTATTAAATCCGGACAGTTTACTTCTCCTGCAGAAATAGAAAAAGAAACAACGAAGATTTTCAAAAACAATCAGATTCTGCGTACCATCCGTGATATGGAAGACCTTGGAAACACCATCATTTACCAATCATTGGACCTTTGTGATGAAGAAGGTTTGAGTAATCTTATAAGCAATATCTATGAAAAATATGACCGCCTTGACGGAGTAATTCATGGAGCAGGTCTTTTAGAAGATAAATTATTCAAACAAAAAACAACAAGCTCTTTCGGACGTGTATTTGATACCAAAGTAAAACCACTTCGTGTATTGGCTGAACAACTTCGTACAGACTGCCAGTTTGTAGTATTATTCTCAAGTATTGCTTCCGTATACGGCAACAAAGGTCAGACAGATTATGCTGCGGCCAACAGTGTACTGGATGATTATGCCAATGCTTTAAATAAAAGATTAAAAGGAAAAGTGATCTCTATCAACTGGGGACCTTGGAAAGGTGCCGGAATGGTTTCTTCCACCCTTGAATCAGAATACGAACGTAGAGGTATTTCTATGATTCCATTGGATGAAGGGAAAGAAATCTTCCTTAACGAAATCAAATACGGAACAGAAAGCCAGGTGCTGATCATGTCAGGAAATAATTGGTAA